A window from Drosophila nasuta strain 15112-1781.00 chromosome 3, ASM2355853v1, whole genome shotgun sequence encodes these proteins:
- the LOC132790823 gene encoding brachyurin gives MASLTCLVPFALLSVAACIHQAHAWSTQEETVEEESEQQEELDAQRWQLGYEQWQRQCVTHERSAGISTRIARGEAAEPGQFPHQVALLLQLNNGSLRQCGGTLITLQFVLTAGHCLTNAAGGKLFLGATTYANATAAEATFEVSRSNFNVYPGYLGFGGYHDLALIRLPHEVTPSERVQPIALARQFMQQPLLQGQLVITSGWGATTDDELNATARTPDQVDGLQYASVKVLEQQRCICLFLPGLVNARRHICTDGEGGRGACQGDSGGPLVYRWGNVSYLIGITSFGSANGCEVDAPTVYTRITAYLEWIMDEAGIVDSQQSTVDSQLNAINA, from the coding sequence ATGGCCAGCTTAACGTGTCTAGTTCCGTTCGCTTTGCTTTCCGTTGCTGCATGCATTCATCAGGCGCACGCGTGGAGCACTCAAGAGGAGACGGTTGAAGAGGAGTCAGAGCAGCAGGAGGAACTCGATGCACAGCGCTGGCAGCTGGGTTATGAGCAGTGGCAACGTCAATGTGTGACTCACGAGCGTTCAGCTGGGATCAGCACACGCATCGCTCGTGGAGAAGCCGCCGAGCCGGGACAATTTCCCCACCAAGTTGCATTATTGCTCCAGCTAAACAACGGCAGCTTGCGACAATGTGGCGGCACACTTATAACTCTGCAATTTGTGCTGACCGCAGGCCATTGTCTGACGAATGCGGCAGGTGGCAAGCTCTTTTTGGGTGCCACAACATATGCGAATGCCACGGCAGCAGAGGCAACATTCGAAGTGTCGCGCAGTAACTTTAATGTGTATCCAGGCTATCTGGGATTTGGGGGCTATCATGATCTGGCTTTGATACGTCTGCCACATGAAGTCACGCCCAGTGAGCGGGTGCAACCCATTGCGCTGGCTCGCCAGTTCATGCAACAGCCACTGTTGCAGGGTCAATTAGTCATCACATCGGGCTGGGGCGCCACGACAGACGACGAGCTGAATGCCACCGCACGCACACCGGATCAAGTCGATGGACTGCAATATGCGAGTGTCAAAGTGCTGGAGCAGCAGCGTTGCATTTGCCTCTTCCTGCCCGGTTTGGTCAATGCTCGGCGACACATTTGCACCGATGGCGAGGGCGGACGTGGCGCCTGTCAAGGGGATTCAGGGGGTCCGCTGGTGTATCGGTGGGGCAATGTCAGCTATTTGATAGGGATAACCTCGTTTGGCAGCGCCAACGGGTGCGAAGTGGATGCGCCCACCGTGTACACGAGGATAACTGCCTATTTGGAGTGGATTATGGATGAAGCGGGCATCGTCGACAGTCAACAGTCAACAGTCGACAGTCAACTAAATGCAATTAACGCCTAA